A stretch of the Perca flavescens isolate YP-PL-M2 chromosome 10, PFLA_1.0, whole genome shotgun sequence genome encodes the following:
- the nkap gene encoding NF-kappa-B-activating protein, translated as MPLSDRSSSDGGGEPRSPRARRPRTRSRSRSRSRSRHRSGSRDRSLSPYCFGPKLPKPRNREKEHEERDRRFREARNIRRIRIASPRRSRSRSRSRSRERPNNNNISHNHWSEQRDAPGKHGSFKEDYYYEQQRDDAQRQRQEAFIARRLQERERIGELGCPEVWGYSPRVKEPDSDEFTPVEDEKNSSSESSSEEEKKKKKKKKSKKKKNKKHSEDSELESDSDEEEIKKKKKKKKSKKSKKSKKKKAKKSRKESSNPSSEESEEEEEDPNGVMWVEKTCMDEHVVGPEAPLTHMSQDDRPLDFGHALLPGEGAAMAEYVKAGKRIPRRGEIGLTSDEIANFEKSGYVMSGSRHRRMEAVRLRKENQIYSADEKRALASFNQEERRKRESKILSSFREMVYRKTKGKEEK; from the exons ATGCCACTGTCGGATCGCTCGAGCTCTGACGGCGGCGGGGAGCCTCGGAGTCCTCGGGCCCGGAGACCCCGGACTCGCTCCCGCAGCCGCAGCCGCAGCCGCAGCCGCCACCGCAGCGGCAGCCGCGATAGGAGCCTTTCTCCGTATTGCTTCGGGCCGAAACTCCCAAAGCCGCGCAACAGGGAGAAGGAACACGAGGAACGGGACCGCCGATTCCGAGAGGCGAGAAACATCAGGCGGATCCGCATTGCAAGTCCCCGCCGTAGCCGGTCTCGGTCCCGGTCCAGGTCTAGGGAGCGTCCCAACAATAACAACATCAGTCACAACCACTGGTCCGAGCAACGGGACGCTCCTGGAAAACACGGCAGCTTCAAAGAAGATTATTACTACGAACAGCAGCGGGACGACgctcagagacagagacaagaggCTTTTATTGCCAG GCGTctgcaggagagggagaggatcGGTGAGTTAGGTTGTCCTGAAGTTTGGGGATATTCACCAAGAGTGAAAGAGCCAGA CTCTGACGAATTCACACCAGTCGAAGACGAGAAAAACAGCAGCTCAGAATCGAGCTCAGAAG aagaaaaaaagaagaaaaagaagaagaaatccaagaaaaaaaagaacaaaaagcaTTCAGAGGACAGCGAGCTAGAGTCAGATTCAGATG aggaagaaataaagaagaagaagaagaaaaagaagagcaaGAA GTCGAAGAAGTCCAAGAAGAAGAAGGCGAAGAAGAGCCGCAAGGAGTCCAGTAACCCCAGCAGTGAAGAgtcagaggaggaagaggaggatccCAACGGGGTGATGTGGGTGGAGAAAACCTGCATGGACGAACACGTGGTTGGCCCCGAAGCCCCGCTCACACACATGTCCCAGGACGACCGACCTTTGGA ttTTGGTCATGCGCTGTTGCCAGGTGAAGGTGCTGCGATGGCGGAGTACGTGAAAGCAGGCAAACGTATCCCGAGAAGAGGTGAGATCGGTCTCACCAGCGACGAGATCGCAAACTTTGAGAAGTCCGGCTACGTGATGAGCGGCAGCAG ACATCGTCGTATGGAGGCTGTGCGTCTGAGAAAGGAAAACCAGATCTACAGcgcagacgaaaagagagctctGGCATCCTTCAaccaggaggagaggaggaagagagagagcaagatccTGTCGAGCTTCAGGGAGATGGTGTACAGGAAAACCAAAGGCAAGGAGGAGAAGTGA
- the zbtb33 gene encoding transcriptional regulator Kaiso isoform X1 — translation MHSYTVSKLKGNVEPRAVNMKVEEALAMEFFFTELNATATCLICRQKVLFKGFNMKRHYNAKHAGKYDKYRGRMRKTMSDKLHEDFNRSPGSSKGPDLRRESEPKLSSPAMPSLKLISATDTQYSAAVLKSMNEQRSHGLFCDVTIIIQDKKFRAHKTILSASSTYFHQLFSVAGQVIELNFIRAEIFEEILNYIYSAKIFRVRSDMLEELISAGQILGVKFIANLGSPLSQVKGLPGLSKETGSKSDTPTEMMPIIAESFSISAEEFNQTSKPAGNDEDSDNDVMFVSRTDAQTRAADQKANSGEVIDVDIADSKNAAPNQNEESNHAVAKQKEKARTPLKTYPTKPPVNSCPNPSFPNSSPLRSPDSSSNNSSSPARVSSGSAPTTPARLGSFTPEPSSASQTSENSDIMGVHKKQVSASSQQGDFKVRLLDVSDSQANQTNLPKSVIAAKKTVTLNTATEIDSISSGCKVYANIGENTYDIVPVKDDPGEGGSKANKGKRSLMATPIKPLDKAPTSPKASPKKKRTKTELEDHYELIMDGKTFYVCIVCKRPYVCLTSLRRHFNTHSWEKKYPCRYCNKVFALAEYRTKHEIHHTGERRYQCLVCNEMFMNYQLLSTHCKQVHNQDPSGRKEKDDADNNLYRLLPCKTVQMKPYSWSTDGQGVPVISEDGSVHHITSVGEDVHSSTQTRMLNWDDIFIESDAHIPPDAHSQPESTMNSPPQGATEFDFVIPETY, via the exons atgCATTCTTATACTGTAAGTAAGCTGAAAGGAAACGTGGAGCCACGGGCGGTGAACATGAAAGTTGAGGAGGCACTAGCAATGGAGTTCTTTTTTACGGAGTTGAATGCGACCGCTACGTGTCTCATTTGTAGACAGAAAGTATTATTTAAGGGGTTTAATATGAAGCGGCATTACAACGCTAAACACGCGGGAAAGTATGATAAATACAGGGGACGGATGAGAAAGACCATGTCCGATAAGCTGCATGAAGACTTCAACCGCTCCCCAGGGTCTTCAAAAGGCCCCGATTTGAGAAGAGAATCTGAACCTAAACTGAGCTCCCCAG CCATGCCAAGTCTAAAGCTGATATCTGCAACTGACACACAGTATTCAGCAGCTGTGCTGAAGTCAATGAATGAGCAGCGAAGCCATGGATTATTTTGTGATGTCACCATTATCATACAGGACAAGAAATTCAGAGCTCACAAAACAATCTTGTCTGCCTCAAGTACATATTTCCACCAGCTCTTCAGCGTAGCTGGACAAGTGATCGAGTTAAACTTCATCAGAGCAGAAATCTTTGAGGAGATTCTTAATTACATTTACAGCGCCAAGATTTTCCGTGTCCGCTCTGACATGCTTGAGGAGCTCATCAGTGCTGGACAGATACTAGGAGTCAAGTTCATTGCAAACTTGGGATCTCCATTATCACAAGTTAAGGGTCTGCCTGGTTTGTCTAAGGAGACGGGGAGCAAAAGTGACACACCCACAGAGATGATGCCCATCATCGCAGAGTCTTTCTCAATATCCGCAGAGGAATTCAATCAGACAAGCAAGCCTGCAGGTAATGACGAGGACTCGGACAATGATGTTATGTTTGTCTCACGTACAGATGCTCAAACCAGAGCAGCCGATCAGAAAGCCAACTCTGGTGAGGTCATTGATGTGGATATAGCTGATTCAAAAAATGCAGCACCAAATCAAAATGAAGAATCAAACCATGCAGTtgcaaaacagaaagagaaagccAGAACCCCGTTGAAAACATATCCTACAAAACCTCCAGTCAATAGTTGTCCAAACCCCAGTTTCCCCAACAGCAGCCCTCTGCGCAGCCCAGACAGCAGCTCCAATAACTCGTCTTCCCCTGCCAGAGTTTCCTCAGGAAGTGCTCCCACAACGCCAGCCAGGTTAGGCAGTTTCACCCCTGAGCCCTCGAGTGCCTCTCAGACCTCTGAAAACAGTGATATAATGGGAGTCCACAAGAAGCAAGTGTCTGCTTCATCTCAGCAAGGGGATTTCAAAGTAAGGCTCTTAGATGTGTCTGATAGCCAAGCAAATCAAACTAACCTACCCAAATCAGTTATAGCAGCAAAAAAGACGGTGACGCTGAATACAGCAACAGAAATTGATTCAATTTCATCAGGCTGTAAAGTGTATGCCAATATTGGAGAAAACACTTATGACATTGTCCCAGTGAAGGACGATCCAGGCGAAGGGGGCTCTAAAGCCAATAAAGGGAAGAGATCATTAATGGCAACGCCTATAAAGCCCCTGGATAAAGCACCCACATCCCCGAAGGCCAGCCcgaagaagaagaggaccaaAACAGAGCTTGAGGATCACTACGAGCTGATCATGGATGGGAAGACTTTCTATGTGTGCATTGTCTGCAAGCGCCCGTATGTGTGTCTGACGAGTCTCCGCCGTCACTTCAACACCCACTCGTGGGAGAAGAAGTACCCGTGTCGCTACTGTAACAAGGTCTTTGCACTGGCCGAGTACAGAACTAAACATGAAATCCAccacacaggagagaggagGTACCAGTGCTTGGTGTGCAATGAAATGTTCATGAACTACCAGTTACTGTCCACCCACTGCAAGCAAGTCCACAACCAGGATCCCAGCGGgaggaaagagaaagatgaTGCAGACAACAACTTGTACCGACTCCTGCCGTGTAAGACGGTGCAGATGAAGCCATACTCGTGGAGTACTGACGGACAGGGGGTCCCTGTCATATCCGAGGATGGCAGCGTGCATCACATAACCAGCGTCGGCGAAGACGTCCACTCCTCCACCCAGACCAGGATGTTGAACTGGGACGACATCTTTATTGAGTCCGATGCTCACATACCGCCTGATGCTCACAGTCAACCGGAGTCAACCATGAACAGTCCTCCACAAGGAGCCACAGAGTTTGACTTTGTTATACCAGAGACCTACTGA
- the zbtb33 gene encoding transcriptional regulator Kaiso isoform X2: protein MPSLKLISATDTQYSAAVLKSMNEQRSHGLFCDVTIIIQDKKFRAHKTILSASSTYFHQLFSVAGQVIELNFIRAEIFEEILNYIYSAKIFRVRSDMLEELISAGQILGVKFIANLGSPLSQVKGLPGLSKETGSKSDTPTEMMPIIAESFSISAEEFNQTSKPAGNDEDSDNDVMFVSRTDAQTRAADQKANSGEVIDVDIADSKNAAPNQNEESNHAVAKQKEKARTPLKTYPTKPPVNSCPNPSFPNSSPLRSPDSSSNNSSSPARVSSGSAPTTPARLGSFTPEPSSASQTSENSDIMGVHKKQVSASSQQGDFKVRLLDVSDSQANQTNLPKSVIAAKKTVTLNTATEIDSISSGCKVYANIGENTYDIVPVKDDPGEGGSKANKGKRSLMATPIKPLDKAPTSPKASPKKKRTKTELEDHYELIMDGKTFYVCIVCKRPYVCLTSLRRHFNTHSWEKKYPCRYCNKVFALAEYRTKHEIHHTGERRYQCLVCNEMFMNYQLLSTHCKQVHNQDPSGRKEKDDADNNLYRLLPCKTVQMKPYSWSTDGQGVPVISEDGSVHHITSVGEDVHSSTQTRMLNWDDIFIESDAHIPPDAHSQPESTMNSPPQGATEFDFVIPETY from the coding sequence ATGCCAAGTCTAAAGCTGATATCTGCAACTGACACACAGTATTCAGCAGCTGTGCTGAAGTCAATGAATGAGCAGCGAAGCCATGGATTATTTTGTGATGTCACCATTATCATACAGGACAAGAAATTCAGAGCTCACAAAACAATCTTGTCTGCCTCAAGTACATATTTCCACCAGCTCTTCAGCGTAGCTGGACAAGTGATCGAGTTAAACTTCATCAGAGCAGAAATCTTTGAGGAGATTCTTAATTACATTTACAGCGCCAAGATTTTCCGTGTCCGCTCTGACATGCTTGAGGAGCTCATCAGTGCTGGACAGATACTAGGAGTCAAGTTCATTGCAAACTTGGGATCTCCATTATCACAAGTTAAGGGTCTGCCTGGTTTGTCTAAGGAGACGGGGAGCAAAAGTGACACACCCACAGAGATGATGCCCATCATCGCAGAGTCTTTCTCAATATCCGCAGAGGAATTCAATCAGACAAGCAAGCCTGCAGGTAATGACGAGGACTCGGACAATGATGTTATGTTTGTCTCACGTACAGATGCTCAAACCAGAGCAGCCGATCAGAAAGCCAACTCTGGTGAGGTCATTGATGTGGATATAGCTGATTCAAAAAATGCAGCACCAAATCAAAATGAAGAATCAAACCATGCAGTtgcaaaacagaaagagaaagccAGAACCCCGTTGAAAACATATCCTACAAAACCTCCAGTCAATAGTTGTCCAAACCCCAGTTTCCCCAACAGCAGCCCTCTGCGCAGCCCAGACAGCAGCTCCAATAACTCGTCTTCCCCTGCCAGAGTTTCCTCAGGAAGTGCTCCCACAACGCCAGCCAGGTTAGGCAGTTTCACCCCTGAGCCCTCGAGTGCCTCTCAGACCTCTGAAAACAGTGATATAATGGGAGTCCACAAGAAGCAAGTGTCTGCTTCATCTCAGCAAGGGGATTTCAAAGTAAGGCTCTTAGATGTGTCTGATAGCCAAGCAAATCAAACTAACCTACCCAAATCAGTTATAGCAGCAAAAAAGACGGTGACGCTGAATACAGCAACAGAAATTGATTCAATTTCATCAGGCTGTAAAGTGTATGCCAATATTGGAGAAAACACTTATGACATTGTCCCAGTGAAGGACGATCCAGGCGAAGGGGGCTCTAAAGCCAATAAAGGGAAGAGATCATTAATGGCAACGCCTATAAAGCCCCTGGATAAAGCACCCACATCCCCGAAGGCCAGCCcgaagaagaagaggaccaaAACAGAGCTTGAGGATCACTACGAGCTGATCATGGATGGGAAGACTTTCTATGTGTGCATTGTCTGCAAGCGCCCGTATGTGTGTCTGACGAGTCTCCGCCGTCACTTCAACACCCACTCGTGGGAGAAGAAGTACCCGTGTCGCTACTGTAACAAGGTCTTTGCACTGGCCGAGTACAGAACTAAACATGAAATCCAccacacaggagagaggagGTACCAGTGCTTGGTGTGCAATGAAATGTTCATGAACTACCAGTTACTGTCCACCCACTGCAAGCAAGTCCACAACCAGGATCCCAGCGGgaggaaagagaaagatgaTGCAGACAACAACTTGTACCGACTCCTGCCGTGTAAGACGGTGCAGATGAAGCCATACTCGTGGAGTACTGACGGACAGGGGGTCCCTGTCATATCCGAGGATGGCAGCGTGCATCACATAACCAGCGTCGGCGAAGACGTCCACTCCTCCACCCAGACCAGGATGTTGAACTGGGACGACATCTTTATTGAGTCCGATGCTCACATACCGCCTGATGCTCACAGTCAACCGGAGTCAACCATGAACAGTCCTCCACAAGGAGCCACAGAGTTTGACTTTGTTATACCAGAGACCTACTGA